One Setaria italica strain Yugu1 chromosome I, Setaria_italica_v2.0, whole genome shotgun sequence DNA window includes the following coding sequences:
- the LOC101755184 gene encoding vegetative cell wall protein gp1, with protein sequence MATAVLRSHDVLNNRMHLDAFTPSPTKPRRRRSPKPAGASSPPPRPAAVASPPPKAAAVASPAPKTAALASPPVKGAASGRRSPPARPAARKQPSPTKEKPKQRLVMEEVRILKRGEEPPAPAPTPAPAPVVAAPVAKAAAAVDKRVPCSTGRIGPQAPTVVPTKKIVSAASAPDAARYAGPAFSAAAPEPSSLPMPAFFLRRAESEATRGLRCLLRIGELA encoded by the coding sequence atggccaccgCGGTGCTCAGATCCCATGACGTGCTCAACAACCGGATGCATCTGGACGCCTTCACCCCGTCCCCGACGaagccccgccggcgccggagccccAAGCCGGCCGGTGCGTCCTCGCCGCCCCCCAGGCCAGCGGCGGTAGCGTCACCGCCCCCCAAGGCGGCAGCGGTAGCCTCACCGGCGCCCAAGACGGCGGCGTTGGCGTCCCCGCCGGTTAAGGGGGCGGCTTctggccgccgctcgccgccggcgaggccggccgCGCGGAAGCAGCCGTCCCCGACGAAGGAGAAGCCGAAGCAGCGGCTTGTTATGGAGGAGGTCCGGATCCTCAAGCGCGGCGAGGAGCCCCCTGCTCCGGCCCCAaccccagcgccggcgccggtcgtAGCAGCGCCCGTGGCGAAAGCCGCGGCAGCGGTGGACAAGCGCGTCCCCTGCTCCACTGGCCGGATCGGGCCGCAGGCGCCCACCGTCGTGCCGACGAAGAAGATCgtgtccgccgcctccgcccccgacGCGGCCCGCTACGCGGGCCCGGCGTTCTCCGCCGCGGCTCCCGAGCCGAGCTCGCTCCCCATGCCGGCGTTCTTCCTCCGGCGTGCGGAGTCCGAGGCCACCCGCGGCCTCCGCTGCCTCCTCCGCATCGGTGAGCTCGCCTGA
- the LOC101755999 gene encoding alpha-1,6-mannosyl-glycoprotein 2-beta-N-acetylglucosaminyltransferase: MPASSSSSSSSSSHHHRARLRSRTAPLLLVILVAVFAVTELLRTSSRGGLPASTRRLGSSHAKANHSVAQRKILLDPDFTPRLPRQSPLSLSLSARNALPPRNTGRFPALPDGHLKIVLYVHNRPRYLRLVVDSLSRVEGIGEALLIVSHDGYFPEMDKIVQGIDFCQVKQIFAPYSPHLFPDAFPGVTPGDCQSKDKAKEKGCQGDPDQYGNHRSPRIVSLKHHWWWMMNTVWDGLEETMDFDGHILFIEEDHYIFPNAYRNAQLLVDLKPKKCPGCYAVNLAPSDVKAKGEGWESLVAEKMGNIGYAFNRTVWRKIHAKAKQFCTFDEYNWDITMWATVYPSFGAPVYSLRGPRRSAAHFGKCGLHQGQGSSNVCVDNGSGAVELEEIDKVPNIKADWPVRIIQRQEGYQAGFKGWGGWGDRRDRELCLSFAYMYHVKDPPSA; encoded by the coding sequence atgcccgcctcctcctcctcctcctcctcctcctcgtcccacCACCACCGTGCCCGCCTCCGCTCCCGCACCGCGCCCCTCCTGCTCGTCATCTTGGTCGCCGTCTTCGCCGTCACCGAGCTCCTCCGCACAagcagccgcggcggcctcccGGCGTCCACGCGCCGGCTCGGCTCCTCCCACGCCAAGGCCAACCACAGCGTGGCGCAGCGCAAGATCCTGCTCGACCCGGACTTCACGCCGCGGCTGCCGCGCCAGAGCCCGCTCTCCCTCTCGCTCTCCGCGCGCAACGCGCTGCCGCCCCGCAACACCGGCCGCTTCCCGGCCCTCCCCGATGGCCACCTCAAGATCGTGCTCTACGTGCACAACCGACCCCGCTACCTTCGCCTCGTCGTCGACAGCCTCTCCCGCGTCGAGGGCATCGGGGAGGCGCTGCTCATCGTCAGCCACGACGGCTACTTCCCGGAGATGGACAAGATCGTGCAGGGCATCGATTTCTGCCAGGTGAAGCAGATCTTCGCGCCCTACTCGCCGCACCTCTTCCCAGATGCCTTCCCCGGCGTCACCCCTGGGGACTGCCAGAGCAAGGACAAGGCCAAGGAGAAGGGGTGCCAGGGCGACCCGGACCAGTACGGCAACCACAGGTCTCCGAGGATCGTGTCTCTCAAGCACCACTGGTGGTGGATGATGAACACCGTGTGGGATGGGCTGGAGGAGACCATGGACTTCGATGGCCACATTCTCTTCATAGAGGAGGACCACTACATCTTCCCTAATGCGTACCGGAACGCACAGCTGCTTGTGGATTTGAAACCGAAAAAGTGTCCCGGGTGCTATGCTGTCAATTTGGCGCCGTCAGATGTCAAGGCGAAAGGCGAAGGTTGGGAGAGCTTGGTTGCCGAGAAGATGGGTAACATTGGCTACGCCTTCAATAGAACAGTGTGGAGGAAGATTCATGCCAAGGCTAAGCAGTTCTGCACATTTGATGAGTACAATTGGGATATAACCATGTGGGCAACTGTGTACCCATCGTTTGGAGCTCCTGTTTACAGTCTCAGGGGGCCTAGGAGAAGTGCTGCACATTTTGGCAAATGCGGCCTGCACCAAGGCCAAGGTTCGAGCAATGTCTGTGTGGATAATGGTTCAGGAGCTGTGGAATTAGAGGAGATCGACAAAGTCCCTAACATCAAAGCTGATTGGCCAGTGCGCATCATCCAGAGGCAAGAGGGGTATCAGGCTGGTTTCAAAGGATGGGGTGGTTGGGGTGATCGGCGTGACCGCGAGCTGTGCTTGAGTTTTGCATACATGTACCATGTTAAAGACCCACCATCAGCATAA
- the LOC101756804 gene encoding uncharacterized protein LOC101756804, whose product MGAGSSRADAPSRRRARARLGLGGCFGAGSSSTTAGAARDGGSFAADAPSSSSRANEVQSRQSGRAVNALNFQASLAAKDLQISGESNPRLHSSSSTISHHLRFNHLNCHENKEDGLGAENAETSGLESSSRKAVMVRGSFSNEAVDVDITSREGINSVGSELGNVANTIPINELGGSISESDLHPSLITSGRIVSDLEGEIAPQVSSSTTVMTSERSDISQSSLTSMSPNSSTASSVTGEPTPDSIPTRADVPIFSGPHGQTGGSILHDDMMSIFSNDGLGRSRDSSGSEIRRSHRRVLWDTFSRRGSRGYPESDVDDLGFYSTWLDIGDDLFGELEESRHFHRRRHGSIRVSQYSRSRIREHRRAVFDSGNEQSTAACPLGIHPIGRCTCDSFLIAEESSARASISRIVMLTEALFEVLDEIHRQPASLSLSMVSVQAPESVVNSLPCKSYKKLETPQCSDDMEQCHICLTEYEDGEQIRTLPCKHEFHLQCVDKWLKEIHRVCPLCRGDVCEAAS is encoded by the exons ATGGGCGCCGGGAGCAGCCGCGCCGacgcgccgtcgcgccgccgggcccgggcgcgcctcggcctcggcgggtGCTTCGGAGCCGGATCATCCTCCACCACCGCGGGCGCTGCTCGTGACGGCGGGAGCTTCGCCGCGGACGCGCCTTCCTCATCCTCGCGCGCTAACGAG GTACAATCTCGGCAATCAGGGCGAGCAGTGAATGCTCTGAATTTTCAGGCTTCTCTAGCTGCTAAGGATCTCCAGATCTCCGGTGAGTCAAATCCAAGACTGCATTCGTCTTCAAGCACCATAAGCCATCATCTCAGGTTCAATCACCTCAATTGTCATGAAAACAAAGAAGATGGCCTGGGGGCTGAAAATGCTGAAACAAGTGGCCTTGAAAGCTCATCCAGAAAAGCCGTCATGGTTAGGGGAAGTTTCAGTAATGAAGCTGTTGATGTTGACATAACATCGAGAGAAGGAATAAATTCTGTAGGATCAGAGCTGGGAAATGTTGCTAACACAATCCCCATTAATGAACTTGGTGGTTCGATTTCTGAATCTGATTTGCACCCCTCGTTGATAACATCTGGAAGGATCGTGTCTGACTTAGAAGGAGAGATAGCTCCCCAGGTTTCTTCATCCACAACTGTTATGACTAGTGAAAGATCTGATATATCTCAATCTAGCTTAACATCTATGTCGCCTAACTCCTCAACTGCATCATCCGTTACTGGAGAACCAACACCAGATTCAATCCCTACCAGAGCAGATGTTCCCATATTCAGTGGGCCACACGGTCAGACTGGTGGGAGTATATTACATGATGACATGATGAGCATTTTCTCAAATGATGGTCTAGGACGCTCTAGAGATTCAAGTGGCAGTGAAATAAGGAGGAGTCACAGAAGGGTTCTATGGGATACATTTTCCAGGCGTGGCTCTAGAGGTTATCCAGAATCTGATGTTGATGATCTGGGATTTTACAGCACATGGCTAGACATTGGTGATGACCTTTTTGGGGAGTTGGAGGAGTCAAGACATTTTCATCGCAGACGCCATGGTTCAATAAGAGTAAGCCAGTATTCAAGATCCCGG ATTAGGGAGCATCGCCGTGCTGTTTTTGATAGTGGCAATGAACAAAGCACTGCAGCTTGTCCTTTGGGGATTCATCCAATTGGCCGATGCACCTGTGATTCTTTCTTGATTGCTGAAGAATCTAGTGCCCGAGCAAGTATATCAAGAATTGTCATGTTAACTGAGGCTTTATTTGAG GTGTTGGATGAAATTCACCGTCAACCTGCATCACTTTCACTTTCCATGGTCTCTGTTCAGGCTCCTGAATCTGTAGTTAATTCATTGCCATGTAAGAGCTACAAAAAGCTTGAGACACCCCAATGCAGTGATGACATGGAACA GTGCCATATCTGCTTAACTGAATATGAGGACGGAGAGCAGATAAGAACTCTTCCGTGCAAACACGAGTTTCACCTGCAATGTGTTGACAAATGGCTGAAAGAAATACACAG GGTGTGCCCGTTGTGCCGTGGAGACGTCTGCGAAGCTGCCTCCTGA
- the LOC101755594 gene encoding transmembrane 9 superfamily member 11, with the protein MARLGALLLVAVAAAAALLCALPGARGFYLPGSYPHKYNPGEPLSVKVNSLTSIDTEMPFSYYSLPFCVPPEGVKDSAENLGELLMGDRIENSPYRFKMYTNESDVFLCRSAPLAPDAFALLKKRIDEMYQVNLILDNLPAIRYTKKDDYFLRWTGYPVGIRVGVDYYVFNHLQFTVLVHKYEDANVARVMGAADATDAIPAGGKDGGSSSGWMVVGFEVVPCSIKHNPEDVKSTKMYDRYPSKIKCDPTTVSMSIKENEPIVYTYEVSFVESDIKWPSRWDAYLKMEGAKVHWFSILNSLMVIAFLAGIVFVILLRTVRRDLTKYEELDSEAQAQMNEELSGWKLVVSDVFRAPSNPMLLCVMVGDGVQILGMAVVTILFAALGFMSPASRGTLITGMLFFYLVLGILAGYAGVRVWKTIKCGDHSGWVGVSWRVACFFPGIAFLILTTLNFLLWGSQSTGAIPFSLFVVLLLLWFCISVPLTLVGGFLGAKAPHIEYPVRTNQIPREIPPQRYPSWLLVLGAGTLPFGTLFIELFFIMSSIWMGRVYYVFGFLFIVLLLLVIVCAEVSLVLTYMHLCVEDWKWWWKSFFSSGSVAIYIFLYSINYLVFDLKSLSGPVSATLYIGYSLFMVIAIMLATGTVGFISSFCFVHYLFSSVKAD; encoded by the coding sequence ATGGCACGCCtcggcgcgctcctcctcgtcgccgtcgcggcggcggcggcgctgctctgCGCGCTGCCGGGCGCCCGGGGATTCTACCTCCCGGGGAGCTACCCGCACAAGTACAACCCCGGTGAGCCGCTCAGCGTCAAGGTGAACTCCCTCACCTCCATCGACACCGAGATGCCCTTCAGCTACTACAGCCTCCCCTTCTGCGTCCCGCCGGAGGGCGTCAAGGACAGCGCCGAGAACCTCGGCGAGCTCCTCATGGGCGACCGCATCGAGAACTCGCCCTACCGCTTCAAGATGTACACCAACGAGTCCGACGTCTTCCTCTGCCGCTccgccccgctcgcccccgACGCCTTCGCCCTGCTCAAGAAGCGCATCGACGAGATGTACCAGGTCAACCTCATCCTCGACAACCTCCCCGCCATCCGCTACACCAAGAAGGACGACTACTTCCTGCGCTGGACCGGGTACCCCGTCGGGATCCGCGTCGGCGTCGACTACTACGTCTTCAACCACCTCCAGTTCACCGTCCTCGTTCACAAGTACGAGGACGCCAATGTCGCGCGCGTCAtgggcgccgccgacgccacagACGCCATCCCCGCCGGGGGCAAGGACGGGGGCTCCTCCTCTGGCTGGATGGTGGTCGGCTTCGAGGTCGTGCCGTGCAGCATCAAGCACAACCCGGAGGACGTCAAGTCGACCAAGATGTACGACCGCTACCCCAGCAAGATCAAGTGCGACCCGACCACCGTGTCCATGAGCATCAAGGAGAACGAGCCCATTGTCTACACTTATGAGGTGTCCTTCGTCGAGAGCGACATCAAGTGGCCGTCGAGGTGGGATGCCTACCTCAAGATGGAGGGGGCCAAGGTGCACTGGTTCTCCATTCTCAACTCCCTGATGGTGATTGCCTTCCTTGCTGGTATTGTGTTTGTCATACTGTTGAGGACTGTGAGGCGTGATCTGACCAAGTATGAGGAGCTCGATAGCGAGGCGCAGGCACAGATGAATGAGGAGCTGTCTGGGTGGAAGCTTGTGGTCAGTGATGTATTCCGTGCACCAAGCAACCCAATGCTGCTCTGTGTCATGGTTGGGGATGGCGTTCAGATCCTTGGGATGGCGGTCGTGACCATTCTGTTTGCTGCACTTGGTTTCATGTCCCCTGCCTCGCGTGGTACCCTGATCACAGGCATGCTTTTCTTCTATCTGGTCCTCGGAATCCTGGCTGGATATGCTGGTGTTCGTGTATGGAAGACGATCAAGTGCGGGGATCACTCTGGGTGGGTGGGTGTTTCGTGGCGGGTGGcctgcttcttccccggcattGCCTTCCTGATCTTGACCACACTCAACTTCCTGCTGTGGGGAAGCCAAAGCACCGGTGCCATCCCCTTCTCATTGTTCGTTGTGCTGCTTCTGCTCTGGTTCTGCATCTCTGTGCCGCTCACGCTTGTTGGTGGATTCCTTGGTGCGAAGGCACCACACATCGAGTACCCTGTCCGCACGAACCAGATCCCCCGTGAGATCCCTCCTCAGAGGTACCCATCCTGGTTGTTGGTTCTTGGTGCTGGCACACTGCCCTTCGGCACCCTATTCATTGAGCTCTTCTTCATCATGTCGAGCATATGGATGGGGCGTGTGTACTATGTTTTCGGATTCCTCTTCATCGTCTTGCTGCTCCTGGTTATTGTCTGCGCCGAGGTTTCACTGGTTCTTACTTACATGCACCTGTGCGTTGAGGATTGGAAGTGGTGGTGGAAATCTTTCTTCTCATCTGGATCGGTGGCAATATACATTTTCTTGTACTCGATCAACTATCTCGTTTTTGACCTCAAAAGCCTGAGTGGACCAGTGTCTGCGACCCTCTACATTGGGTACTCACTCTTCATGGTGATTGCTATTATGCTGGCAACTGGAACGGTTGGGTTTATTTCTTCATTCTGCTTTGTCCACTATCTTTTCTCATCGGTGAAAGCAGACTGA
- the LOC101756397 gene encoding E3 ubiquitin-protein ligase RNF6 → MVLMAGMLPGVECARRRRLRQGGSSSGAAEAPCGTRRPSFCLYAGGHGRTHLGSSAVASSKERSGVCKEMMMARAWALDSNAREAKERLDQKLRGQRESAVKRHQMSTGTVRPLTAAKPPHATSTDASSNNLQHSATAAEPGATPRELQREVFSFSKPASGGGAAARRRRFSWRRLGRCSTPSSEAEAPWECAVCLEELRAGDVVAHLPCAHRFHWSCAVPWVRAASRCPVCRAQVHLAPSSPS, encoded by the exons ATGGTCCTCATGGCCGGGATGCTCCCCGGCGTGGagtgcgcgcggcggcgtcggctccGGCAGGGCGGGTCGTCgtccggcgcggcggaggcgccgtgCGGGACGCGGCGGCCGTCCTTCTGCCTCtacgccggcggccatggccgcacCCACCTTGGCTCCTCGGCGGTGGCTTCTTCCAAG GAGAGGAGCGGCGTGTGCAAGGAGATGATGatggcgcgcgcgtgggcgctGGACAGCAACGCCCGGGAGGCGAAGGAGAGGCTGGACCAGAAGCTCAGGGGCCAGAGAGAATCTGCGGTCAAGAG GCATCAGATGAGCACGGGCACCGTGCGACCTCTGACGGCAGCGAAGCCACCACACGCAACGAGCACGGACGCCAGCAGCAACAATCTCCAGCACTCGGCCACGGCGGCAGAGCCAGGCGCGACGCCGCGCGAGCTGCAGCGGGAGGTGTTCTCGTTCTCGAAGCCGGCGAgcggtggaggcgcggcggcccGGCGCCGTCGGTTCAGCTGGAGGCGGCTGGGAAGGTGCAGTACGCCGTcgtcggaggcggaggcgccgtGGGAGTGCGCGGTGTGCCTGGAGGAGCTCCGTGCTGGGGACGTGGTGGCGCACCTGCCCTGCGCGCACCGCTTCCACTGGTCCTGCGCCGTGCCCTGGGTCCGCGCCGCCTCGCGCTGCCCCGTCTGCCGCGCCCAAGTCCACctcgccccctcctcccccagctga